The following proteins come from a genomic window of Denitromonas sp.:
- a CDS encoding class I SAM-dependent methyltransferase, whose product MQSDNIKAIFDQQAAGYDTRWAKTAPIRDALHFLLEAVFAGLPAQARILCVGAGTGEEIDYLAKRHPRWTFTAVEPSGAMLDICRRKAEAGGYLSRCAFHEGYLATLPDQSSFDAATSFLVSQFLTDRNARVNFFRSIAARLRPDGLLASSDLASDVDSTAYTALLTTWENMMRAADIPTAGVAQMREAYRRDVAVLPPAQVAAIIAEAGFDEPVMFYQAGLIHAWFARRD is encoded by the coding sequence ATGCAAAGCGACAACATCAAAGCCATCTTCGATCAACAGGCCGCCGGCTATGACACTCGCTGGGCCAAGACCGCCCCCATTCGCGACGCGCTGCACTTCCTGCTCGAAGCAGTCTTTGCCGGCCTCCCGGCCCAGGCGCGCATCCTGTGCGTCGGCGCCGGCACGGGCGAGGAGATCGACTACCTCGCCAAGCGCCACCCCCGGTGGACCTTTACCGCCGTCGAGCCCTCCGGCGCCATGCTCGACATCTGCCGCCGCAAGGCCGAGGCGGGCGGCTACCTGTCGCGCTGCGCCTTCCACGAAGGCTATCTCGCCACCTTGCCCGACCAGAGCAGCTTCGACGCCGCCACCAGTTTTCTCGTCTCGCAGTTCCTCACCGACCGCAACGCACGCGTCAACTTCTTCCGCAGCATTGCCGCCAGGCTCCGGCCCGACGGCCTGCTGGCCAGCTCCGACCTCGCCTCGGATGTCGATTCGACTGCCTACACCGCGCTGCTCACCACCTGGGAAAACATGATGCGCGCCGCCGACATCCCCACGGCCGGCGTGGCGCAGATGCGCGAAGCCTACCGCCGCGACGTCGCCGTCCTGCCGCCGGCGCAGGTGGCCGCGATCATCGCCGAGGCCGGCTTTGATGAACCGGTGATGTTCTATCAGGCGGGGTTGATCCATGCGTGGTTTGCGCGGCGCGACTGA